One Nicotiana tomentosiformis chromosome 4, ASM39032v3, whole genome shotgun sequence genomic window carries:
- the LOC104106309 gene encoding chorismate mutase 2, which produces MALISGDANNKLSLDSIRDSLIRQEDTIIFNLIERIKYPINSTLYKEPSSSSSWNISGSLFHYLFQETEALQSKVGRYLSPEENPFFPDNLPASIIPPSKCTPVLHPAAESVNVNEKILDVYIKQLLPLFCITDQADEGNFATIASCDIQLLQALSRRIHYGKFVAEIKFRDCTDQYKPLILAKDRDALMKLLTFEAVEEMVKKRVAKKALTFGQQVTLNIDDSSKEVKCKVDPSLVSRLYDEWIMPLTKLVEVQYLLRRLD; this is translated from the exons ATGGCTTTAATTAGTGGTGATGCTAATAATAAACTGAGTCTTGATTCAATAAGGGATAGTTTAATAAGACAAGAAGACACCATCATTTTCAACCTTATAGAGAGAATCAAATACCCAATAAATTCCACCTTGTACAAagaaccttcttcttcttcttcttggaaTATTTCAGGGTCCTTGTTCCACTATTTGTTTCAAGAAACAGAAGCTCTTCAATCTAAG GTTGGTAGATACCTATCACCAGAAGAAAATCCTTTCTTCCCAGATAACTTGCCTGCCTCAATCATACCACCTAGCAAATGCACACCA GTTTTGCATCCTGCAGCAGAATCTGTCAACGTAAATGAGAAGATATTGGATGTTTATATAAAGCAGTTGCTTCCACTATTTTGTATTACTGATCAGGCTGATGAAGGAAACTTTGCAACTATTGCTTCCTGTGATATTCAGTTATTGCAG GCACTCTCTAGAAGGATTCATTATGGAAAATTTGTTGCTGAGATTAAATTCAGGGATTGTACTGATCAATATAAACCACTTATTCTTGCTAAG GATAGGGATGCTCTAATGAAGCTATTGACATTTGAAGCAGTTGAAGAGATGGTAAAGAAGAGAGTTGCAAAGAAAGCCTTGACGTTTGGTCAACAAGTGACCCTAAATATTGATGATAGCTCCAAAGAAGTAAAGTGCAAGGTTGATCCATCGCTAGTTTCGCGCTTATATGATGAATGGATTATGCCTTTGACAAAACTTGTTGAAGTTCAGTACCTTCTACGACGTCTCGATTAG